A DNA window from Halomicrobium mukohataei DSM 12286 contains the following coding sequences:
- a CDS encoding NTP transferase domain-containing protein encodes MAGGRGTRLDTDGEKPLSPVAGRPLIDYVLDALDASGVASVVVATSPSTPETAAHVSAPIVQTPGEGYVADLDAALADDRLARPTLTVAADLPLLTGAVLDRLRRAHESGSLTVAVPAARKHELGVSVDTTFDHDGRTVAPTGVNVVGGEPSRTLVVDEPRLAVNVNRPGDAAVAREWLRS; translated from the coding sequence ATGGCCGGCGGCCGAGGCACCCGCCTCGACACCGACGGCGAGAAACCGCTGTCCCCGGTCGCCGGCCGTCCGCTGATCGACTACGTGCTCGACGCGCTCGACGCGAGCGGCGTCGCGTCGGTCGTCGTCGCGACCTCGCCGTCGACGCCCGAGACGGCGGCCCACGTCTCCGCCCCGATCGTCCAGACGCCGGGCGAGGGATACGTCGCCGATCTCGACGCGGCGCTGGCCGACGACAGACTGGCCCGACCGACGCTCACCGTGGCGGCCGATCTCCCCCTGTTGACCGGCGCTGTTCTGGACCGGCTCCGTCGCGCCCACGAGTCGGGATCGCTCACCGTCGCCGTTCCGGCCGCCCGCAAACACGAGCTGGGGGTCAGCGTCGACACGACGTTCGACCACGACGGTCGGACCGTGGCACCGACCGGCGTCAACGTCGTCGGCGGCGAGCCGTCCCGCACGCTCGTGGTCGACGAGCCCCGGCTGGCTGTCAACGTCAACCGTCCGGGCGACGCGGCCGTCGCCCGCGAGTGGCTCCGTTCCTGA
- the cobS gene encoding adenosylcobinamide-GDP ribazoletransferase encodes MIGAAFRGALGFLTRLPVGHGERAFDAFRTTPAAFPLAGYVVGLLLAPAVALPVPAPTVAFSLVVGVVLVTGVNHADGLADLGDAAVVHGDAERRREVMADTTVGVGALLALGVDLVGIALAGLALAALPVAGAVVVVLASEVGAKLAMATLICRGTPSHEGFGSSFLNEADGRDLWLPVVVALPAVALGWLAGGSGLLATGSALIGAVAVALAVERWAAVTLGGVGGDVLGAANDLARLAALHLGVIAWTLW; translated from the coding sequence GTGATCGGTGCCGCGTTCCGCGGCGCGCTCGGCTTTCTCACTCGGCTCCCGGTCGGCCACGGTGAGAGGGCGTTCGACGCGTTTCGGACGACGCCAGCGGCCTTCCCGCTCGCCGGCTACGTCGTCGGCCTCTTGCTCGCACCGGCCGTCGCGCTCCCCGTGCCCGCGCCGACGGTCGCCTTCTCGCTGGTCGTCGGCGTCGTGCTGGTCACCGGCGTCAACCACGCCGACGGGCTGGCAGATCTGGGCGACGCCGCGGTCGTCCACGGCGACGCCGAGCGACGGCGGGAGGTGATGGCCGACACGACCGTCGGGGTCGGGGCGCTGTTGGCCCTCGGCGTCGACCTCGTGGGGATCGCACTCGCCGGTCTGGCCCTCGCCGCGCTGCCGGTCGCCGGGGCCGTCGTCGTGGTCCTCGCGAGCGAGGTCGGCGCGAAGCTCGCGATGGCGACGCTGATCTGTCGGGGGACGCCGAGCCACGAGGGCTTTGGCTCCTCGTTTCTGAACGAGGCCGACGGACGGGACCTGTGGCTCCCCGTCGTCGTCGCGCTCCCCGCGGTGGCGCTCGGCTGGCTCGCTGGCGGCAGCGGACTGCTCGCGACCGGATCGGCACTCATCGGAGCCGTCGCCGTCGCACTCGCCGTCGAGCGGTGGGCCGCCGTCACGCTGGGCGGCGTCGGCGGTGACGTACTCGGAGCGGCCAACGACCTGGCGCGACTGGCCGCGCTCCACCTGGGGGTGATCGCGTGGACGCTCTGGTGA
- the cbiB gene encoding adenosylcobinamide-phosphate synthase CbiB — MIAPFTVLTAAALELLAAEPPARAHPVAWLGRAVAPLDRAWRRPRLVGAVGALAVPLTAAVAVAVLVVAAGRASTWLAAAAAGGALFVATSLRMLLSEARSTIGATSTDLDAARGSLRALAGRDAGPLSAGQVRSAAVESAAENLADGLVAPLAAFVAGVVVGQAAALSPVPALALGAGGAAWVKAVNTLDSMLGYRSKPVGWAPARLDDAVMWLPARIGALLIAAAARDPAALRRARPWLDGVPSPNSGWPMGVLAAAHGVRLEKPGVYALDGGEQLPSTEISLRSVRTVAVAGGLAYALAVVTTAAVGGLP; from the coding sequence GTGATCGCGCCCTTCACAGTCCTGACCGCGGCGGCGCTCGAACTGCTCGCGGCCGAGCCCCCGGCCCGTGCTCACCCGGTCGCCTGGCTGGGCCGTGCCGTCGCACCGCTGGATCGGGCGTGGCGACGCCCCCGTCTCGTCGGTGCCGTCGGGGCGCTGGCGGTGCCGCTCACCGCCGCGGTCGCCGTCGCCGTCCTCGTCGTCGCGGCCGGGCGCGCGTCGACGTGGCTCGCGGCCGCTGCCGCCGGTGGTGCCCTGTTCGTCGCGACGAGTCTCCGGATGCTCCTGTCGGAAGCACGCTCGACGATCGGGGCCACGTCGACGGATCTCGACGCCGCTCGCGGGTCACTGCGGGCGCTCGCGGGCCGTGATGCGGGACCGCTCTCGGCCGGTCAGGTCCGGAGCGCGGCCGTCGAGAGCGCGGCCGAGAACCTCGCGGACGGGCTGGTCGCGCCACTCGCCGCGTTCGTCGCGGGCGTCGTCGTGGGTCAGGCGGCGGCGCTCTCGCCGGTCCCGGCGCTCGCGCTCGGCGCTGGCGGGGCGGCGTGGGTCAAGGCCGTCAACACGCTGGATTCGATGCTCGGCTATCGTTCGAAACCGGTCGGGTGGGCTCCCGCGCGCCTCGACGACGCGGTGATGTGGCTCCCGGCCCGGATCGGCGCGCTCCTGATCGCCGCGGCGGCACGCGACCCGGCGGCGCTCCGGCGCGCACGACCGTGGCTGGATGGAGTACCCTCGCCCAACTCCGGCTGGCCGATGGGGGTACTCGCGGCCGCCCACGGCGTTCGTCTCGAAAAGCCCGGCGTGTACGCACTCGACGGCGGCGAGCAGCTACCCTCGACGGAAATTTCACTGCGATCGGTCCGAACCGTCGCCGTTGCGGGCGGACTCGCGTACGCACTCGCGGTCGTCACGACGGCCGCGGTGGGGGGACTACCGTGA
- a CDS encoding HAD family hydrolase, which produces MVVSFDCFGTLVDADRPEEPWAAVADALAARDVTVPSDWEAAYRSSHREYERGAEAPLDEHVRLALASRGVDIEGEAAHDATLAAFDSPVTVRDGARIALASAREYGPVAVCSNCSVPGLVERTLDRADLAVDSVVTSVGCGWRKPHPTIFERTAAALAVPLDELVHVGDDARTDGGADRVGATALVLDDVALSAVPEWLAAAVADAASGEEPP; this is translated from the coding sequence GTGGTCGTCTCGTTCGACTGTTTCGGCACGCTCGTAGACGCCGACCGACCCGAGGAGCCGTGGGCGGCCGTGGCCGACGCGCTGGCCGCCCGCGACGTGACGGTCCCGTCCGACTGGGAGGCGGCCTACCGCAGCTCACACCGGGAGTACGAACGGGGCGCGGAGGCACCGCTGGACGAGCACGTCCGACTCGCGCTCGCCAGTCGTGGCGTCGATATCGAGGGCGAGGCCGCACACGACGCGACGCTGGCGGCGTTCGACTCGCCAGTGACCGTTCGGGACGGCGCTCGGATCGCGCTCGCGAGCGCGCGCGAGTACGGTCCAGTGGCGGTCTGCTCGAACTGCAGCGTCCCCGGCCTCGTCGAACGGACGCTCGACCGCGCCGACCTCGCCGTCGATTCCGTCGTGACCAGCGTCGGCTGTGGCTGGCGCAAGCCCCACCCGACGATCTTCGAGCGGACGGCGGCGGCGCTCGCGGTCCCGCTCGACGAACTCGTCCACGTCGGCGACGACGCCCGTACCGACGGCGGTGCGGACCGCGTCGGCGCGACTGCGCTCGTACTCGACGACGTGGCGCTCTCGGCGGTGCCCGAGTGGCTCGCGGCCGCCGTGGCCGACGCAGCGTCCGGGGAGGAGCCACCGTGA
- a CDS encoding aldo/keto reductase: MRHRPLGTTGIDVTEVGLGTWNVGGDWGDVSDEEGREAIRAALDAGIDFVDTADVYGDGRSERHIAHVLDERDEDVTVATKAGRRLDPHVAEDYDYEHLSTFVDRSREYLDQDTLDLLQLHCPPTDAFYQPETFAALARLKDEGALDHYGVSVETVEEGLKAIQFPGVETVQIIFNPFRQRPADLFFEEAKRRDVGVIVRVPLASGLLTGALSRDDTFPENDHRNYNREGEAFDRGETFAGLSFERGLDAVEALREHVPEDLTMAQTALRWILDFEAVSTVIPGSTSPEHIRQNAAASQAAPLSHQTHGAIRDIYEKYVFDDVHHRW, encoded by the coding sequence ATGCGTCATCGACCACTCGGCACGACAGGTATCGACGTGACAGAAGTCGGACTGGGGACGTGGAACGTTGGCGGCGACTGGGGCGACGTTTCCGACGAGGAGGGCCGGGAGGCGATCCGTGCCGCACTCGACGCGGGGATCGACTTCGTGGACACGGCCGACGTGTACGGCGACGGCCGCAGCGAGCGCCACATCGCACACGTCCTGGACGAGCGCGACGAGGACGTGACGGTCGCGACGAAGGCCGGCCGCCGGCTCGACCCCCACGTGGCCGAAGACTACGACTACGAGCACCTCTCGACGTTCGTCGACCGCTCTCGGGAGTACCTCGATCAGGACACGCTGGACCTCCTCCAGCTCCACTGTCCGCCGACCGACGCCTTCTACCAGCCCGAGACGTTCGCCGCGCTGGCCAGACTCAAAGACGAGGGCGCGCTCGATCACTACGGCGTCAGCGTCGAGACGGTCGAGGAGGGCCTGAAGGCCATCCAGTTCCCCGGCGTCGAGACGGTCCAGATCATCTTCAATCCCTTCCGCCAGCGTCCGGCCGACCTGTTCTTCGAGGAGGCCAAGCGCCGCGACGTGGGCGTCATCGTCCGCGTGCCGCTGGCGTCGGGCCTGCTGACCGGTGCACTCTCCCGCGACGACACGTTCCCGGAGAACGACCACCGCAACTACAACCGCGAGGGCGAGGCCTTCGACCGCGGCGAGACCTTCGCCGGACTCTCGTTCGAGCGTGGGCTCGACGCCGTCGAGGCGCTCCGCGAGCACGTCCCGGAGGACCTCACCATGGCCCAGACCGCGCTGCGCTGGATCCTCGACTTCGAAGCGGTGTCGACGGTGATCCCCGGCTCGACCTCGCCCGAGCACATCCGCCAGAACGCCGCCGCCAGTCAGGCCGCGCCGCTCTCTCATCAGACCCACGGCGCGATCCGCGATATCTACGAGAAGTACGTCTTCGACGACGTTCACCACCGCTGGTAG
- a CDS encoding S9 family peptidase — MDEDLLEALASLPTFHHATVSPDGNEVAVYYDETGRNELHVVDVATGERTRWSDGEVPRNARWHVEWGADGDRVFFHLDDDGNEQNDVYAIARDGSVEPVVQLDGQTVLQDVGEDGETLLVGSTASGQMQLYRHDCATGETTQLTEYDRAVGAGVLSPDCERIAYATNETDTFENTDTYVADADGSNQRNLEIGETGAEVGPVDWGPDGDRLLVTDNTADLGRCGVYDLSTDEVTWYGGEFDEDAESFLPGGDRFLAVRTRECAKEVVVYDARTGAATTLDLPSGVASLGRAGSAVVDEERIVCSHTTPDRRPELLCYDLATDETEQLIAADYGDLDPDRFVDAEYFTFDSAGVAEFDDRAGQGVESDPASREIEALLYDSGERPSPAIVNPHGGPRGQDTRGFDLYTQFLCSQGYSVLKVNYRGSTGRGREFAQAIYDDWGGNEQADIATGTTILAEKEWVDDDRIAVFGGSYGGYSAYCQMTMYPELYDAGVAWIGVTDLRDLYENTMPHYRTELLEKNVGSPEENPALYDERSPITHAENLAAPLLVLHGVNDRRVPVSQARLFRDRLDELGYEAGEDGDYEYVELGEEGHASTDVDQKIRTFRTLADFLERRL; from the coding sequence ATGGACGAGGACCTCCTCGAAGCGCTGGCGAGCCTGCCGACCTTCCACCACGCGACCGTCTCCCCCGACGGGAACGAAGTCGCCGTCTACTACGACGAGACGGGCCGCAACGAGTTGCACGTCGTCGACGTAGCGACCGGCGAGCGAACGCGGTGGAGCGACGGCGAAGTGCCCCGGAACGCCCGCTGGCACGTCGAGTGGGGAGCCGACGGCGACCGCGTCTTCTTCCACCTCGACGACGACGGCAACGAACAAAACGACGTGTACGCGATCGCTCGCGACGGCTCGGTCGAGCCAGTTGTCCAGTTGGACGGGCAGACGGTCCTGCAAGACGTGGGCGAAGACGGCGAAACCCTGCTGGTCGGATCGACGGCGAGCGGTCAGATGCAGCTGTACCGCCACGACTGCGCGACGGGCGAGACGACCCAGCTGACCGAGTACGATCGGGCCGTCGGCGCGGGCGTGCTGTCGCCCGATTGCGAGCGCATCGCCTACGCGACCAACGAGACGGACACCTTCGAGAACACGGACACCTACGTGGCCGACGCCGACGGATCGAACCAGCGGAACCTGGAGATCGGCGAGACGGGCGCTGAAGTCGGGCCGGTCGACTGGGGTCCAGACGGCGACCGGCTGCTGGTGACGGACAACACGGCGGATCTGGGCCGGTGTGGCGTCTACGATCTGTCGACCGACGAGGTGACCTGGTACGGGGGCGAGTTCGACGAGGACGCCGAGTCCTTCCTGCCCGGTGGCGACCGGTTCCTCGCGGTTCGGACACGAGAGTGTGCGAAAGAAGTCGTCGTCTACGACGCCCGGACCGGCGCGGCGACGACGCTCGATCTACCATCGGGCGTCGCGTCACTCGGGCGTGCGGGCAGCGCCGTCGTCGACGAGGAACGCATCGTCTGCTCGCACACGACGCCGGATCGGCGACCCGAACTGCTGTGTTACGACCTCGCGACCGACGAGACCGAGCAGCTGATCGCGGCCGACTACGGCGACCTCGATCCCGATCGGTTCGTGGACGCCGAGTACTTCACCTTCGACTCCGCGGGCGTCGCCGAGTTCGACGACCGCGCCGGCCAGGGAGTCGAGAGCGACCCAGCGTCCCGCGAGATCGAGGCGCTGCTGTACGACAGCGGCGAGCGTCCGTCGCCAGCGATCGTGAACCCCCACGGCGGTCCGCGGGGACAGGACACTCGCGGGTTCGACCTCTACACGCAGTTCCTCTGTTCGCAGGGGTACAGCGTCCTGAAGGTGAACTACCGGGGCTCGACCGGCCGCGGCCGCGAGTTCGCACAGGCGATCTACGACGACTGGGGCGGCAACGAGCAGGCCGACATCGCGACGGGGACGACGATCCTCGCCGAGAAGGAGTGGGTCGACGACGACCGTATCGCCGTCTTCGGTGGCTCTTACGGCGGCTACTCGGCGTACTGTCAGATGACGATGTACCCCGAGCTGTACGACGCGGGGGTCGCCTGGATCGGCGTCACCGACCTGCGGGACCTCTACGAGAACACGATGCCCCACTACCGGACCGAACTGCTGGAGAAGAACGTGGGCTCGCCCGAGGAGAATCCGGCGCTGTACGACGAACGCAGCCCCATCACTCACGCCGAGAACCTCGCCGCTCCGCTGTTGGTGCTCCACGGCGTCAACGACCGGCGCGTCCCGGTCTCGCAGGCCCGACTGTTCCGTGATCGCCTCGACGAACTCGGCTACGAGGCGGGCGAAGACGGCGACTACGAGTACGTCGAACTCGGCGAGGAGGGCCACGCATCGACCGACGTGGACCAGAAGATCCGCACGTTCCGCACGCTCGCGGACTTCCTCGAACGCCGGCTCTGA
- a CDS encoding glycosyltransferase, translating into MYETRATADGASPETATVERDEPGPELSVVVVTYNEAARIADCLDAVFEACRGVASFEVLVVDSNSTDGTVAIADDYDATVLRIPDDALTTPGAGRYVGTQRARGDAVLFVDGDVVLTQGDWLVEARETLASDSSIAGVDGHLNERQTEAPTSVDYLHGVALYDRESLAEVGGFHPFLTAWEDVDLGFQLTLAGYELCRLPTVVGTHPVPESSLDQFRRWRRGYYRAGGQVCRKALRRPALCWRWLWYFRDKIATTAWLGLGALLAVVQPLLAAGWLLATIAAAGLVCQRLGVDGGLRRAISAILFPLGFALGFEAVPDRDAFPLDAVETVRRGSVCDAEASPRPSPTD; encoded by the coding sequence GTGTACGAGACACGAGCGACGGCCGACGGGGCCAGCCCAGAGACAGCCACTGTCGAGAGAGACGAGCCGGGGCCGGAGCTGTCGGTCGTCGTCGTCACCTACAACGAGGCAGCGCGCATCGCCGACTGTCTCGACGCCGTGTTCGAGGCGTGTCGCGGCGTCGCCAGCTTCGAGGTGCTGGTCGTCGACTCGAACTCGACGGACGGGACGGTCGCAATCGCAGACGACTACGACGCGACTGTCCTCCGGATCCCCGACGACGCGCTGACGACCCCCGGTGCGGGCCGCTACGTCGGCACGCAGCGGGCCCGCGGTGACGCCGTGCTGTTCGTCGACGGCGACGTGGTCCTGACCCAGGGCGACTGGCTCGTCGAGGCCCGAGAGACACTCGCGAGCGACTCCTCGATCGCGGGCGTCGACGGACACCTGAACGAACGCCAGACGGAGGCACCGACCAGCGTCGACTATCTGCACGGCGTCGCGCTGTACGACCGCGAGTCGCTTGCCGAAGTCGGCGGCTTCCACCCGTTTCTGACCGCTTGGGAGGACGTGGATCTGGGGTTCCAGCTGACGCTCGCGGGGTACGAGCTGTGCCGGCTGCCGACGGTCGTGGGCACTCATCCCGTCCCGGAGTCGTCGCTCGATCAGTTCCGTCGCTGGCGACGGGGGTACTACCGGGCCGGCGGCCAGGTCTGTCGCAAAGCCCTGCGCCGACCGGCGCTGTGCTGGCGGTGGCTGTGGTACTTCCGAGACAAGATCGCCACCACGGCCTGGCTCGGCCTGGGGGCGCTGCTCGCGGTCGTGCAGCCGCTGCTCGCTGCCGGGTGGCTGCTCGCGACGATCGCGGCCGCCGGACTGGTCTGTCAGCGGCTCGGCGTCGACGGCGGCCTCCGACGAGCGATCTCGGCGATACTGTTCCCGCTTGGCTTTGCCCTCGGGTTCGAGGCGGTCCCCGATCGGGACGCGTTCCCGCTCGACGCCGTCGAGACGGTCCGGCGCGGGTCGGTGTGTGACGCCGAGGCCTCGCCCCGTCCCTCGCCGACAGACTAA
- a CDS encoding DUF7847 domain-containing protein: MATIKSFVESFGVLRRNPILFAIGALYAVIVLPQTALSTFGIPIVPWLFQIVTFFITPFVIAGLLAMAYEGRVRDTSFETFKKVGKDRYAPVLIGNLIQAVFSFVYGIIAFIVAIFVVGFGAMAMADGGTGGTSDAMLGGLGIVSIVLIAGLVLFFLLVMFFIQFYATAIVVDDVGVVDGFRNSVSVVLNNILEALGFGVINLVIGLLVAAPVFGLFLVPILTGGMGSGGMGSASAMDATQTGGLGATLLAQGGIVVYSLLSQLVLTPFRSAFSVSFYDNHTEG, translated from the coding sequence ATGGCGACGATCAAATCATTCGTCGAATCGTTCGGCGTACTGCGCCGGAACCCGATCCTGTTCGCGATCGGGGCGTTGTACGCGGTGATCGTACTCCCCCAGACTGCCCTCTCGACGTTCGGAATCCCGATCGTTCCGTGGCTCTTTCAGATAGTGACGTTCTTCATTACGCCCTTCGTCATCGCTGGCCTGCTGGCGATGGCCTACGAGGGACGGGTCAGAGATACCTCCTTCGAGACGTTCAAGAAGGTCGGCAAGGATCGGTACGCCCCCGTGTTAATCGGGAACCTGATTCAGGCTGTCTTCTCGTTCGTCTACGGAATCATCGCCTTCATCGTCGCGATCTTCGTCGTCGGCTTCGGCGCGATGGCCATGGCGGACGGCGGAACTGGCGGGACGAGTGACGCGATGCTGGGCGGTCTCGGTATCGTTTCGATCGTCCTGATCGCCGGGCTCGTACTCTTCTTCCTGCTGGTGATGTTTTTCATCCAGTTCTACGCGACTGCGATCGTCGTCGACGACGTGGGCGTCGTCGACGGCTTCCGCAACAGCGTCAGCGTCGTCCTGAACAACATCCTCGAGGCGCTCGGGTTCGGGGTCATCAACCTCGTGATCGGTCTGCTGGTCGCGGCACCGGTGTTTGGTCTCTTCCTGGTCCCGATCCTCACGGGCGGCATGGGTTCCGGTGGCATGGGTTCGGCGTCGGCGATGGATGCAACGCAGACCGGTGGACTGGGCGCGACGCTCCTCGCCCAGGGCGGGATCGTCGTCTACTCGCTTCTCTCGCAGCTGGTCCTGACACCGTTCCGGTCGGCGTTCTCGGTCTCGTTCTACGACAACCACACCGAGGGGTAG
- a CDS encoding DUF7692 domain-containing protein, protein MRIPGDGTHAHRTETIEQAAERWHCNKTTALVQSAGFSRRIDERIREVLARDDLTVRQRREAAETLRVPGTTRSTSRRRLLSIRSVSTSMATAMTADTIGYLPEFIVVHRSDRR, encoded by the coding sequence ATGCGAATCCCCGGCGACGGCACGCACGCGCACCGAACAGAGACGATCGAGCAGGCCGCCGAGCGCTGGCACTGCAACAAGACGACGGCGCTCGTGCAGTCCGCCGGGTTCTCCCGGCGGATCGACGAGCGAATCCGCGAGGTGTTGGCCCGCGACGATCTGACGGTTCGGCAGAGGCGGGAGGCCGCCGAGACACTGAGGGTGCCCGGTACTACGAGATCGACATCGAGACGACGACTACTGTCGATCCGCAGCGTTTCCACGTCTATGGCAACAGCGATGACTGCTGATACGATCGGGTATCTGCCCGAATTCATCGTTGTCCACAGGTCCGACCGGCGCTGA
- a CDS encoding DUF3800 domain-containing protein — MDEAKWYDMKTVEKRRFMECLGENSPPLEFGYAVFELDDFTNLRSHYKLFQDVSFPPIWDIAIRGIAYTEILYELSGDTNIEFYPDQFRSGVQTDKLCEVIENRLKKAEIECVSSEQVDGVQAADCLAGAVAEEQKGGTPWLEHTNAESQIAECSSWTLIELERLLVS, encoded by the coding sequence ATGGATGAGGCAAAATGGTATGATATGAAGACAGTTGAAAAGAGACGGTTCATGGAATGTTTAGGCGAAAATTCGCCACCACTAGAATTCGGATATGCAGTCTTTGAGTTAGACGACTTCACCAATCTGAGATCTCATTATAAGCTATTCCAAGATGTTTCATTCCCTCCCATTTGGGATATCGCCATTCGAGGCATTGCTTATACTGAGATCCTATACGAGCTATCCGGAGACACCAATATCGAGTTCTATCCCGACCAGTTTAGATCGGGTGTACAGACAGACAAGCTTTGTGAAGTGATCGAAAACCGTCTAAAAAAGGCAGAGATCGAATGTGTATCGTCTGAACAAGTAGATGGTGTACAAGCGGCAGATTGCTTGGCCGGTGCTGTTGCAGAAGAACAGAAGGGCGGAACTCCCTGGCTAGAACACACTAATGCTGAGTCTCAAATAGCGGAATGTTCAAGTTGGACACTGATAGAACTGGAACGTCTTCTCGTCTCTTGA
- a CDS encoding tyrosine-type recombinase/integrase, translated as MSDDLEPLSPSEAVDLYIEARDDATEQTLQGQYYRLQAFIQWCDEEGIANLNELSGRDLYAYRVWRREGGYSDEGKELKTVTLRGDMGTLRAFLRFCGDIEAVPEALYEQVPLPKINPGQDVSESTPDPDRALEILDWLERYEYASRRHVIVLLFWHTGCRTGGLRALDVGDCDLDGDRPGADGPAVHFVHRPNKGTPLKNKEKGERWNAISPHVAQILKDYIDGPREKETDDQGRAPLVTTKSGRVSRSCCRDTLYRVSPPCWRGEECPHDKDPDTCEWTHYSEMSKCPSSRSPHDVRSGRVTAHRLADEDRSLVSDRMNASEEILDKHYDRRNDRQKAEQRRNFFEL; from the coding sequence GTGAGCGACGATCTCGAACCGTTGTCGCCCTCCGAGGCTGTAGATCTGTATATCGAGGCCAGAGACGATGCGACCGAACAGACCCTCCAAGGCCAGTACTACCGACTACAGGCCTTCATCCAGTGGTGCGACGAGGAAGGTATCGCGAACCTCAACGAACTGTCTGGGCGCGACCTGTACGCCTATCGCGTCTGGCGTCGTGAGGGTGGTTATTCCGACGAAGGCAAAGAACTGAAGACCGTCACCCTTCGCGGCGATATGGGGACGCTTCGGGCGTTCCTCCGGTTCTGTGGCGACATCGAAGCCGTGCCGGAAGCGCTGTACGAGCAGGTCCCGCTGCCGAAGATCAATCCGGGACAGGACGTGAGTGAATCTACGCCCGACCCGGACCGCGCGCTCGAAATACTGGACTGGCTCGAACGGTACGAGTACGCCAGCCGCCGACACGTGATCGTCCTGCTGTTCTGGCACACCGGGTGCCGGACCGGTGGCCTTCGCGCGCTTGACGTGGGCGACTGCGATCTCGACGGCGACCGTCCCGGTGCCGATGGGCCGGCGGTTCACTTCGTCCATCGTCCGAACAAGGGAACCCCGCTCAAGAACAAGGAGAAGGGCGAGCGATGGAACGCGATCAGCCCCCACGTCGCCCAGATTCTGAAGGACTACATCGACGGTCCACGTGAGAAGGAGACCGACGATCAGGGCCGTGCGCCGCTGGTGACGACGAAGAGCGGCCGGGTGTCGCGGTCGTGCTGCCGGGATACGCTTTACCGAGTCTCGCCCCCATGTTGGCGCGGAGAGGAGTGTCCCCACGACAAAGATCCGGACACTTGTGAGTGGACCCACTACTCTGAGATGAGCAAGTGCCCGTCGTCGCGCTCGCCCCACGACGTTCGGAGTGGACGGGTGACTGCGCACCGGCTGGCCGACGAAGATCGGTCGCTTGTCTCCGATCGGATGAACGCGAGCGAGGAGATTCTCGACAAGCATTACGACCGGCGCAACGATCGCCAGAAAGCAGAGCAGCGACGCAATTTCTTTGAGCTATAA
- a CDS encoding type II toxin-antitoxin system HicB family antitoxin, with the protein MASATRDDRTDGVVFEQEADGSITAKDLETGLARGGDTRAEALAQLAEVLELEAGGGEPVTDDDLEAMGLDPDDEGDEELPDFMQ; encoded by the coding sequence ATGGCAAGTGCAACGCGAGACGACCGTACCGACGGCGTGGTGTTCGAGCAGGAAGCGGACGGGAGCATCACCGCCAAGGACCTCGAAACGGGACTGGCCCGCGGCGGTGACACTCGCGCGGAAGCGCTCGCCCAGCTCGCGGAAGTTCTCGAACTCGAAGCCGGTGGTGGGGAACCGGTGACCGACGACGATCTCGAAGCGATGGGCCTCGATCCCGACGACGAGGGTGACGAAGAACTGCCGGACTTCATGCAATAA
- a CDS encoding type II toxin-antitoxin system HicA family toxin, which yields MVRTTFSGREVVKVLRNHGFSPKSRTGSHVRLRYEHPETGEVRNVDVPQHDEIHIGTIRSIADQCGANDFEAWCEWIDENS from the coding sequence ATGGTGAGGACGACGTTCTCTGGCCGCGAGGTAGTGAAAGTGCTGCGTAACCACGGCTTCTCTCCGAAATCACGAACCGGGAGTCACGTCCGGCTCAGGTACGAACATCCTGAGACTGGGGAAGTCCGTAACGTGGACGTGCCACAGCACGACGAAATTCACATCGGAACGATACGCTCTATCGCTGACCAGTGTGGAGCCAACGACTTCGAAGCGTGGTGCGAGTGGATCGACGAGAACAGTTGA
- a CDS encoding DUF7692 domain-containing protein, with protein sequence MKRFWDCNKTTTLVQSAEFSRRIDDRIREVLNREDLTVRQKREIAETLTVPGTYEIEIAQRLAVEK encoded by the coding sequence ATGAAGAGATTCTGGGACTGCAACAAGACGACGACACTCGTGCAGTCTGCTGAATTTTCTCGGCGGATCGACGATCGAATTCGGGAGGTACTGAATCGAGAGGATCTGACGGTTCGGCAGAAGCGGGAGATCGCCGAGACGCTGACGGTGCCCGGTACCTATGAGATCGAGATCGCTCAACGTCTGGCTGTCGAGAAGTGA